In one window of Caballeronia sp. TF1N1 DNA:
- the minD gene encoding septum site-determining protein MinD, whose translation MAKIIVVTSGKGGVGKTTTSASFASALALRGHKTAVIDFDVGLRNLDLIMGCERRVVYDLINVIQGEANLHQALIKDKKLENLYILPASQTRDKDALTLEGVEKVIDELSKMDFEYIICDSPAGIESGALMAMHFADEALIVTNPEVSSVRDSDRILGILASKTKRAIEGKDPVKEHLLITRYNPKRVSEGEMLSLNDIQEILRIELIGVIPESEAVLHASNQGLPAVHLDGTDVAESYKDVVSRFLGEEKALRFTDYQKPGLLQRIFGTK comes from the coding sequence ATGGCAAAAATCATTGTGGTGACTTCGGGGAAGGGCGGCGTCGGCAAGACGACCACCAGCGCGAGCTTCGCATCGGCGCTCGCATTGCGCGGCCACAAGACGGCCGTGATCGACTTCGACGTCGGTCTGCGCAACCTCGACCTCATCATGGGTTGCGAACGCCGCGTGGTGTACGACCTCATCAATGTGATCCAGGGCGAGGCGAACCTGCATCAGGCGCTCATCAAGGACAAGAAGCTCGAGAACCTTTACATCCTTCCGGCGTCTCAGACGCGTGACAAGGACGCGCTCACGCTCGAAGGCGTGGAGAAGGTGATCGACGAACTGAGCAAGATGGACTTCGAGTACATCATCTGCGACTCGCCGGCGGGTATCGAGTCGGGTGCGCTCATGGCCATGCACTTCGCGGACGAAGCGCTCATCGTGACGAACCCGGAAGTGTCGTCCGTGCGCGACTCGGACCGTATCCTCGGCATTCTCGCTTCGAAGACCAAGCGCGCGATCGAAGGCAAGGACCCGGTCAAGGAGCATCTGCTGATTACGCGCTACAACCCGAAGCGCGTCTCCGAAGGTGAGATGCTGTCGTTGAACGACATCCAGGAGATCTTGCGGATCGAGCTGATCGGCGTGATTCCGGAGTCGGAAGCGGTGCTGCATGCATCGAACCAGGGCTTGCCCGCGGTGCATCTGGACGGCACCGACGTTGCGGAATCGTACAAGGACGTGGTGTCGCGTTTTCTCGGCGAGGAAAAGGCGCTGCGCTTCACGGATTATCAAAAGCCAGGGCTGCTGCAACGTATCTTCGGCACCAAGTAA
- a CDS encoding GNAT family N-acetyltransferase: MSPSLTVNRIASQQGAVLRELRTSSLREAPYAFGETLEDALRVEPQSFDDTAAEHAHSPRVATFLLYTEGHPCGLVHAYVEEAGSARAFVAALWVAPAVRHLRGGELLVNAASHWLAAQGASEVHAWIADENRTAMRFYERLGFGPTGDRRTMSSHEQEHELLYVRHVQRETGA, translated from the coding sequence ATGAGTCCCTCACTGACCGTCAACCGAATCGCCTCGCAACAGGGCGCGGTATTGCGCGAGCTGCGCACGTCATCGCTGCGCGAAGCGCCCTATGCGTTCGGCGAGACGCTGGAAGATGCGCTGCGCGTCGAACCGCAATCGTTCGACGACACCGCCGCCGAGCACGCGCATTCGCCTCGCGTCGCGACCTTCCTGCTCTACACGGAAGGGCATCCCTGCGGGCTCGTGCATGCGTATGTCGAGGAAGCCGGATCGGCGCGGGCCTTCGTGGCGGCGCTCTGGGTCGCGCCGGCAGTGCGCCATCTGCGTGGCGGCGAGTTGCTCGTGAACGCCGCGTCGCACTGGCTCGCGGCGCAGGGCGCATCGGAAGTGCATGCGTGGATCGCCGACGAAAACCGCACCGCAATGCGCTTCTACGAACGTCTGGGCTTCGGACCCACGGGCGATCGCCGTACGATGTCGTCGCACGAACAGGAGCACGAACTGCTCTACGTGCGCCACGTTCAGCGCGAGACCGGCGCGTAA
- the minE gene encoding cell division topological specificity factor MinE encodes MSILSFLLGEKKKSAAVAKERLQLIIAHERAGGKAAADYLPALQRELVAVISKYVKITDDDIRVSLERQDDLEVLEVKIEIPPA; translated from the coding sequence ATGTCGATTCTTTCGTTTTTGCTGGGCGAGAAGAAAAAGTCCGCTGCGGTCGCGAAGGAACGCTTGCAGTTGATCATTGCGCACGAGCGCGCGGGTGGCAAAGCCGCCGCCGATTACCTGCCGGCGTTGCAACGGGAACTCGTTGCGGTGATTTCGAAGTACGTGAAGATTACTGACGACGATATTCGAGTGAGCCTCGAACGTCAGGACGATCTCGAAGTGCTGGAAGTGAAGATCGAGATACCGCCGGCATAA
- the speB gene encoding agmatinase — MNTSSLFTPAEHFDAERPQPLSGNQMPRCGGITTMMRLPNVPTAAGLDVCFVGVPFDLGTSNRTGARFGPRQVRSESVLLRPYNMATRAAPFDSLRVADIGDVAINPYNLLDSIDRIERAYGEILAHDCKPITLGGDHTIALPILRAIHAKHGKVGLIHIDAHADVNDTMFGEKIAHGTPFRRAVEEGLLDCGRVVQIGLRGTGYEASDFDWCREQGFRVVQTEECWNKSLAPLMAEVREQMGDGPVYITFDIDGIDPAFAPGTGTPEIAGLTVPQALEIVRGAWGLNIVGADLVEVAPPYDPFGTTALLGANLAFELLCVFPGVERRA, encoded by the coding sequence ATGAATACGTCTTCGCTCTTTACGCCTGCCGAACACTTCGACGCCGAACGTCCGCAACCGCTTTCCGGCAATCAGATGCCGCGCTGCGGCGGCATCACCACGATGATGCGTCTGCCGAACGTACCGACGGCCGCCGGTCTCGACGTGTGTTTCGTCGGCGTGCCGTTCGACCTCGGTACGTCGAATCGCACGGGCGCGCGTTTTGGCCCGCGCCAGGTGCGCAGCGAATCGGTGCTGCTGCGCCCGTACAACATGGCGACGCGCGCCGCGCCGTTCGACTCGCTGCGCGTGGCCGATATCGGCGATGTCGCGATCAATCCGTACAACCTGCTGGATTCGATCGACCGCATCGAGCGCGCATATGGCGAGATCCTCGCGCACGATTGCAAGCCGATCACGCTTGGCGGCGATCACACCATCGCGTTGCCGATTCTGCGGGCGATCCACGCGAAGCACGGCAAGGTCGGGCTCATTCACATCGACGCTCACGCCGACGTCAACGACACCATGTTCGGCGAGAAGATCGCGCACGGCACGCCGTTTCGCCGCGCGGTGGAAGAGGGCTTGCTCGATTGCGGGCGCGTCGTGCAGATCGGCCTGCGCGGCACAGGCTACGAGGCGAGCGATTTCGACTGGTGCCGCGAACAGGGCTTTCGCGTCGTGCAGACGGAGGAGTGCTGGAACAAGTCGCTCGCGCCGCTGATGGCCGAAGTGCGCGAACAAATGGGCGACGGGCCGGTGTATATCACCTTCGACATCGATGGCATCGATCCGGCGTTTGCGCCCGGAACCGGCACGCCGGAAATCGCGGGTCTGACGGTGCCGCAGGCGCTGGAGATCGTGCGCGGCGCGTGGGGCTTGAATATCGTCGGCGCGGATTTGGTGGAGGTTGCGCCGCCGTACGATCCGTTCGGAACCACGGCGCTGCTCGGGGCGAATCTCGCGTTCGAATTGTTGTGCGTGTTTCCGGGCGTCGAGCGGCGCGCGTGA
- the cytX gene encoding putative hydroxymethylpyrimidine transporter CytX, giving the protein MQQEDTSTYAPLIPVPPERRAFGTSDAFALWFSLGIGLLVAQAGALLVPGLSLPHALVAIVIGTVIGVVLLALAGVVGADTGLAAMSSLRPTLGVRGASVPAVLNAVQLVGWGSFEIIVMRDSADALAKQSFNLSMPLVWTLIFGVLATLLAVSGPLSFVRRFLRTWGIWLLLAGAGWLTWNLLAKQDLAALLARPGTGELAFGAGIDLVVAMPLSWLPLIADYTRFSRSAGGSFRGTLLGYGIANLWFYALGAVYGLAAGGGDALLTIALAQAGGGIALLLILIDEIDNAFADIHSAAVSTGTFWARVSVPVLSAAFGALCTLVALAVAMGKYQNFLLLIGSVFAPLFGVVLADHFIVRKRRVDLAALGQSVGRYGYSGGWHVSAFVAWAIGIAAYHAINQWLPNLGATLPSLALGAVCYLLLVSTRRAALAS; this is encoded by the coding sequence ATGCAGCAAGAGGACACGTCGACTTACGCCCCGCTCATTCCCGTGCCGCCCGAACGGCGCGCCTTCGGCACCAGCGACGCCTTCGCGCTGTGGTTCTCGCTCGGCATCGGCCTGCTAGTCGCGCAGGCGGGCGCGCTGCTCGTGCCGGGTCTGTCGCTGCCGCACGCACTCGTGGCAATCGTCATCGGCACGGTGATCGGCGTCGTGCTGCTCGCGCTCGCGGGCGTGGTCGGCGCGGACACGGGGCTCGCCGCCATGTCCTCGCTGCGCCCGACGCTCGGTGTGCGCGGCGCGTCGGTGCCTGCCGTGCTCAACGCCGTTCAACTGGTCGGCTGGGGCTCGTTCGAAATCATCGTCATGCGCGATTCCGCGGACGCGCTCGCCAAACAATCTTTCAATCTGTCGATGCCGCTCGTCTGGACCTTGATCTTCGGCGTGCTCGCCACGCTACTCGCGGTGAGCGGTCCGCTGTCCTTCGTGCGGCGCTTTCTGCGTACCTGGGGCATCTGGCTTTTGCTCGCGGGCGCGGGCTGGCTCACGTGGAATCTGCTGGCCAAGCAGGATCTGGCCGCGCTGCTGGCGCGTCCTGGCACCGGCGAGCTGGCGTTCGGCGCGGGGATCGATCTAGTCGTTGCCATGCCGCTTTCGTGGCTGCCGCTGATTGCCGATTACACGCGCTTTTCCCGCAGCGCGGGCGGCTCGTTTCGTGGCACGCTGCTCGGCTACGGCATCGCGAACCTGTGGTTCTACGCGCTCGGCGCGGTGTACGGGCTGGCCGCGGGCGGCGGCGATGCGCTCCTCACCATCGCGCTCGCGCAAGCGGGGGGCGGCATTGCGCTGCTCCTGATTCTCATCGATGAAATCGACAACGCCTTCGCCGATATCCACTCCGCCGCCGTCTCGACGGGCACGTTCTGGGCGCGCGTGAGCGTACCCGTGCTTTCCGCCGCGTTCGGCGCGCTCTGCACGCTGGTCGCGCTCGCCGTTGCCATGGGCAAGTATCAGAACTTCCTGCTGCTGATCGGTTCGGTGTTCGCGCCGCTCTTCGGCGTGGTGCTGGCCGATCACTTCATCGTGAGAAAACGCCGCGTCGATCTCGCCGCGCTCGGCCAGTCCGTCGGCCGCTATGGCTATTCGGGCGGCTGGCACGTGAGCGCCTTTGTCGCGTGGGCGATCGGAATCGCGGCCTATCACGCGATCAACCAGTGGCTGCCGAATCTGGGCGCGACATTGCCATCGCTTGCGTTGGGCGCCGTCTGCTACTTGCTGCTGGTTTCGACGCGGCGGGCGGCGTTGGCTTCGTAA
- a CDS encoding replication-associated recombination protein A: MFEENRGTVPLAERLRPRTIDDVIGQKHLLGQAKPLRVAFESGEAHSMILWGPPGVGKTTLARLMAAAFDAEFISLSAVLSGVKDIREAVETAQIHRANGHQTLVFVDEVHRFNKSQQDAFLPHVESGLFVFVGATTENPSFEVNSALLSRAAVYVLKSLDAGELRELLERASTELGGLTFTDESRDALIGSADGDGRKLLNNLEIVARAAAQQKQTHVDGALLGSALAENLRRFDKGGDAFYDQISALHKSVRGSNPDAALYWFCRMIDGGADARYLARRIVRMAWEDIGLADPRGARIALDAAETYERLGSPEGELALGQALIYLAVAPKSNAGYNAYNEARRFVGKDQSRGVPVHLRNAPTKLMKELGYGHEYRYAHDEPDAYAAGETYLPDGMRDPHWYVPTPRGLEGKIGDKLSRLAELDEAWRREHKDEKKR, translated from the coding sequence ATGTTCGAAGAAAACCGTGGCACCGTCCCGCTCGCGGAACGCCTGCGCCCCCGCACCATCGACGACGTGATCGGGCAGAAGCATCTGCTCGGTCAGGCGAAGCCGCTGCGCGTCGCGTTCGAATCGGGCGAGGCGCATTCGATGATCCTCTGGGGCCCGCCCGGCGTCGGCAAGACCACGCTCGCGCGCCTCATGGCCGCTGCCTTCGACGCCGAGTTCATCTCGCTTTCGGCGGTGCTCTCGGGCGTGAAGGATATCCGCGAGGCGGTCGAGACGGCGCAGATTCATCGCGCGAACGGGCACCAGACGCTCGTGTTTGTCGATGAAGTGCATCGCTTCAACAAGAGCCAGCAGGACGCGTTCTTGCCGCACGTGGAGTCGGGCCTGTTCGTGTTCGTCGGCGCGACGACCGAGAATCCGTCGTTCGAGGTGAACAGCGCGCTGTTGTCGCGGGCCGCCGTCTATGTGCTGAAAAGCCTTGACGCCGGCGAGTTGAGAGAACTGCTGGAGCGCGCAAGCACTGAACTCGGCGGCCTGACCTTCACCGATGAATCGCGCGACGCGCTGATCGGTTCCGCCGATGGCGACGGCCGCAAGCTCCTGAATAACCTGGAAATCGTCGCACGCGCGGCCGCGCAGCAGAAGCAGACGCACGTGGATGGCGCGTTGCTCGGCAGCGCGCTCGCCGAAAATCTGCGCCGTTTCGACAAGGGCGGCGACGCGTTCTACGACCAGATCAGCGCGCTGCACAAGTCGGTGCGCGGCAGCAATCCGGACGCCGCGCTGTACTGGTTCTGCCGCATGATCGACGGCGGCGCGGACGCGCGTTATCTGGCGCGGCGCATCGTCCGGATGGCCTGGGAAGATATCGGTCTTGCCGATCCGCGTGGCGCGCGCATCGCGCTCGATGCCGCCGAAACTTACGAAAGGCTCGGCTCGCCCGAGGGCGAACTGGCGCTCGGGCAGGCGCTCATTTATCTGGCGGTCGCGCCGAAATCGAACGCGGGCTACAACGCGTATAACGAGGCACGACGCTTCGTCGGCAAGGATCAGTCGCGCGGCGTGCCGGTGCATCTGCGCAACGCGCCGACGAAGTTGATGAAGGAGCTCGGCTACGGCCACGAGTATCGCTACGCGCACGACGAACCGGACGCCTATGCCGCCGGTGAAACCTATCTGCCGGACGGCATGCGCGATCCGCACTGGTATGTGCCGACGCCGCGCGGGCTGGAAGGCAAGATCGGCGACAAGCTGTCGCGTCTCGCGGAACTCGATGAAGCCTGGCGGCGCGAGCACAAGGATGAGAAGAAGCGGTAA
- the serS gene encoding serine--tRNA ligase, whose product MLDIQHLRKDLDGVAKRLADRGYTLDVAAFAALEAERRDIQTRTEELQARRNSLSKQIGAMKGRGEDTSAVMAEVGGIGDTMKASATQLENVQKRLSDLMLTVPNLPHESVPVGNDEKQNVELRRWGSPRAFDFEVKDHVDVGAPLGLDFETGAKLSGARFTLLRGPIARLHRALAQFMIDTHTEQHGYTEAYTPYIVNPEILYGTGQLPKFADDMFRVEKGGDENTVTQYLISTSEISLTNTVRDSILEAGALPVKLTAHSPCFRSEAGSYGRDTRGLIRQHQFDKVEMVQVVAPEHSYAALDEMVGQAETILQKLELPYRVITLCTGDMGFSAAKTFDLEVWLPAQNTYREISSCSNTEAFQARRMQARFRNAQGKPEFVHTLNGSGLAVGRTLVAVLENFQNADGSVTIPAVLRPYMRGAERIEAPAVV is encoded by the coding sequence ATGCTCGACATTCAACACCTCCGTAAAGACCTGGACGGCGTCGCGAAGCGCCTCGCCGACCGAGGCTACACGCTCGACGTCGCCGCCTTCGCCGCGCTCGAAGCCGAGCGACGCGACATCCAGACCCGCACCGAAGAACTTCAGGCGCGCCGCAATAGCCTGTCCAAACAAATCGGCGCGATGAAAGGCCGTGGCGAGGACACGTCGGCGGTGATGGCGGAAGTAGGCGGCATCGGCGACACGATGAAGGCATCGGCGACGCAACTCGAAAACGTGCAGAAGCGTCTGTCGGACCTGATGCTGACCGTGCCGAATCTGCCTCACGAAAGCGTGCCTGTGGGCAACGACGAGAAGCAGAACGTCGAACTGCGCCGCTGGGGTTCACCGCGCGCGTTCGATTTCGAGGTCAAGGATCACGTCGATGTCGGCGCGCCGCTCGGCCTCGATTTCGAAACCGGCGCAAAGCTTTCGGGCGCGCGTTTCACGCTCTTGCGCGGGCCTATTGCGCGGCTGCATCGCGCGCTCGCGCAGTTCATGATCGACACACACACCGAACAGCACGGCTATACAGAAGCGTACACACCGTACATCGTGAATCCTGAGATTCTCTACGGTACCGGACAGTTGCCCAAATTCGCCGACGACATGTTCCGCGTCGAGAAGGGCGGCGACGAAAACACGGTCACGCAGTACCTCATCTCCACCTCGGAGATATCACTCACGAACACCGTGCGCGACAGCATCCTAGAAGCGGGCGCGCTGCCGGTGAAGCTGACGGCGCATTCGCCGTGCTTCCGTTCCGAGGCGGGCTCATATGGACGCGACACGCGCGGCCTGATTCGCCAGCATCAATTCGATAAGGTCGAGATGGTGCAGGTCGTCGCGCCCGAGCACTCGTACGCCGCGCTCGACGAGATGGTCGGGCAGGCCGAAACCATTCTGCAGAAGCTCGAATTGCCGTATCGCGTAATCACGCTTTGCACGGGCGACATGGGCTTTTCGGCGGCGAAGACCTTCGACCTCGAAGTGTGGTTGCCGGCGCAAAACACCTATCGCGAGATTTCGAGCTGCTCGAATACCGAGGCCTTCCAGGCGCGACGCATGCAGGCGCGCTTTCGCAATGCGCAAGGCAAGCCGGAGTTCGTGCATACGCTCAACGGCTCGGGTCTCGCGGTGGGACGCACGCTGGTTGCCGTGCTGGAAAATTTCCAGAACGCGGACGGCTCGGTGACCATTCCCGCGGTTTTGCGCCCTTACATGCGTGGCGCGGAGCGTATCGAGGCGCCGGCTGTGGTCTGA
- a CDS encoding YXWGXW repeat-containing protein, protein MKTSVRHLLASTALIVAGALTVTAASAEIVIVAPSAPPAPRHEPVPPARAGYVWDQGHWNWEHGHYVWAGGHWEAEHVGHHWVPAVWVEDHGQHRYVAGHWD, encoded by the coding sequence ATGAAAACTTCCGTTCGCCATTTGCTCGCTTCAACCGCGCTTATCGTCGCTGGCGCGCTCACCGTGACCGCGGCATCGGCCGAAATCGTGATCGTGGCGCCTAGCGCGCCGCCCGCGCCGCGCCATGAGCCGGTGCCGCCCGCACGCGCGGGTTACGTGTGGGATCAGGGTCACTGGAACTGGGAACACGGCCACTATGTCTGGGCGGGCGGCCATTGGGAAGCCGAGCACGTCGGCCACCACTGGGTGCCGGCCGTTTGGGTGGAAGATCACGGCCAGCATCGCTATGTGGCAGGGCACTGGGACTGA
- the minC gene encoding septum site-determining protein MinC produces the protein MSLNKTPFFELRSGSVDTLYFVVKTPDLDALRTELTRRFEATPEFFAGDVVAIDVRRLAEKAEGGEGERVSLAELETLLKSVRMRPVGIVALPVQRWAIQWASEGGLPVLEARDRRGAPKPSVDEAKPNVEAAAAIEAAVAITPPPALPQPSTIIDRPLRSGQQVYAKGDLIVLGLVSYGAEVIAEGNIHIYAPLRGRALAGVHGNHDARIFCTCLEPELISIAGIYRTTENPLSPDVQSKPVQIWLDEEKLMIEPLRLT, from the coding sequence ATGTCGCTCAACAAAACGCCCTTCTTCGAACTGCGCAGCGGCTCCGTCGACACGCTCTACTTCGTCGTCAAGACTCCAGACCTCGATGCCCTGCGCACTGAACTCACGCGGCGCTTCGAGGCGACTCCCGAATTCTTCGCGGGCGACGTGGTCGCCATCGACGTGCGCCGGCTCGCCGAGAAAGCCGAAGGCGGCGAAGGCGAGCGCGTCTCGCTCGCGGAATTGGAGACGCTCCTGAAGAGCGTGCGCATGCGGCCCGTGGGCATCGTCGCGTTGCCGGTGCAGCGCTGGGCAATTCAATGGGCAAGCGAGGGCGGCTTGCCGGTCCTCGAAGCGCGCGACCGGCGTGGCGCGCCGAAGCCTTCGGTCGATGAGGCCAAGCCTAACGTCGAGGCCGCCGCGGCGATCGAAGCAGCAGTCGCCATCACGCCGCCGCCCGCGCTGCCGCAGCCGTCGACCATCATCGACCGGCCGTTGCGCTCGGGTCAGCAGGTCTACGCGAAGGGCGATCTCATCGTGCTCGGGCTTGTGTCGTACGGCGCCGAGGTGATCGCGGAAGGCAATATCCATATCTATGCGCCATTGCGAGGCCGCGCGCTCGCAGGCGTGCACGGCAATCACGACGCGCGGATCTTCTGCACTTGTCTCGAACCGGAACTCATCTCCATCGCGGGAATCTACCGGACGACCGAGAATCCGCTCTCGCCCGATGTACAGAGCAAGCCGGTGCAAATCTGGCTGGACGAAGAAAAACTGATGATCGAACCGCTGCGGCTGACCTGA
- the map gene encoding type I methionyl aminopeptidase: MAITLKTPADIEKLRISGRMAAEVLAMIGEHVRPGVTTDELDAICNRFIVDELKAVPANVGYMGFPKTVCTSVNHVVCHGIPGPKELKDGDIINIDVAIIKDGYFGDTSRMYYAGTPNKEARRLTETTYEAMVAGIREVRPGATLGDVGHAIQTVAHREGFSVVREYCGHGIGRVYHEDPQVLHYGQRGAGLRLKAGLVFTIEPMINAGRPATQQSRDGWTVTTKDRSLSAQWEHMVAVTEDGFELLTPWPDGVGAYAAP; encoded by the coding sequence ATGGCCATTACGCTCAAGACACCCGCTGACATCGAGAAGTTACGCATCTCCGGCCGCATGGCCGCCGAAGTCCTCGCCATGATCGGGGAACACGTGCGCCCCGGCGTCACCACGGACGAACTCGACGCCATCTGCAACCGCTTCATCGTCGATGAACTGAAGGCCGTTCCGGCGAACGTCGGCTACATGGGCTTTCCGAAGACGGTCTGCACGTCGGTGAATCATGTCGTCTGTCACGGTATTCCCGGCCCGAAAGAACTGAAAGACGGCGACATCATCAATATCGACGTGGCCATCATCAAGGACGGCTACTTCGGCGACACGAGCCGCATGTACTACGCCGGCACGCCGAACAAGGAAGCGCGGCGCCTCACCGAAACGACCTACGAAGCCATGGTCGCGGGCATCCGCGAAGTGCGTCCGGGCGCGACGCTCGGCGACGTCGGCCACGCAATCCAGACGGTCGCGCACCGTGAAGGCTTTTCGGTGGTGCGCGAGTACTGCGGTCACGGCATCGGCCGCGTGTATCACGAAGATCCGCAAGTGCTGCATTACGGCCAGCGCGGCGCGGGTCTGCGGCTCAAGGCCGGCCTCGTCTTCACCATCGAGCCCATGATCAACGCGGGCCGTCCCGCCACGCAGCAGTCGCGCGACGGCTGGACGGTGACCACGAAGGACCGCTCGCTGTCAGCGCAGTGGGAACACATGGTCGCGGTAACGGAAGACGGCTTCGAGTTGCTTACGCCCTGGCCGGATGGCGTAGGCGCCTACGCCGCGCCGTAA